The following coding sequences are from one Methanofollis sp. window:
- the glyS gene encoding glycine--tRNA ligase gives MSDIYDKVIELAKRRGFVWPSAEVYGAVAGFIDYGPLGAMMKRRIEAIWRHYYVIREGYYEIECPTVGTESIYVASGHVKGFADKMCQCPHCNEYFRADHLAEACGIHNAGILSKEDLAKAVAPARCPACDEVFGDVEVFDFNLMFQTTIGPGSQRRGYLRPETAQGMFTDFSRLSRFYRMKLPFGAVQIGKSYRNEISPRQGMIRLREFTQAEAEIFVNPSEKNHPNFSRYADYTVDLWGIEQEQKDLPAIKKTMRQAVDEGIIANEYIAYYLALTHELLVTIGIDPARMRFRQHLPDERAHYAIDCWDAEVLSDRFGWVETVGIADRTDYDLRAHSKESGDSMTVFVPFAEARKEKRLRIVADMGTLGPKYRGKAKKIADALAEAAPGPDGADVVVDGETYHIPGDLYTVSEEEVEVRGVEVRPHVIEPSYGIDRMIYGVLEHAYDEEMVEGEERRVMHFAPCVAPVQVAVFPLVNKDGLDSVAREIAIDLQDGGILADYDDNGAIGRRYRRQDEIGTPFAVTIDYETKEKGTVTLRDRDSMEQVRLPIADVHATLMSLVSGRTRFADLKQA, from the coding sequence GTGAGTGATATCTACGATAAAGTCATAGAGCTGGCAAAACGCCGCGGTTTTGTCTGGCCCTCCGCAGAAGTCTATGGTGCGGTTGCAGGGTTCATCGACTACGGCCCCCTCGGTGCGATGATGAAACGCCGGATCGAGGCGATCTGGAGGCATTACTATGTCATCAGGGAGGGCTACTATGAGATCGAGTGCCCGACCGTCGGGACAGAATCTATATATGTTGCCTCCGGGCATGTGAAGGGGTTCGCCGACAAGATGTGCCAGTGCCCCCACTGCAACGAGTACTTCAGGGCCGACCACCTTGCCGAAGCCTGCGGCATCCACAACGCCGGCATCCTCTCGAAAGAGGACCTTGCAAAGGCTGTCGCCCCTGCCAGGTGCCCGGCCTGCGACGAGGTCTTTGGCGACGTCGAGGTCTTCGACTTCAACCTGATGTTCCAGACGACGATCGGTCCGGGCTCGCAGAGGCGGGGGTACCTGCGGCCTGAGACCGCGCAGGGGATGTTCACCGACTTCTCCCGTCTCTCTCGCTTCTACCGCATGAAACTCCCCTTCGGTGCTGTCCAGATCGGCAAGTCGTACAGGAACGAGATCTCTCCCAGGCAGGGCATGATCCGCCTGCGTGAGTTCACCCAGGCCGAGGCTGAGATCTTCGTCAACCCCTCGGAGAAGAACCACCCGAACTTCTCCCGCTATGCCGACTATACAGTCGATCTCTGGGGGATCGAGCAGGAGCAGAAGGACCTGCCCGCGATCAAGAAGACGATGCGCCAGGCGGTGGACGAGGGGATCATCGCCAACGAGTACATCGCCTACTACCTCGCCCTCACCCACGAACTCCTGGTCACCATCGGGATTGACCCGGCCCGGATGCGCTTCCGCCAGCACCTGCCCGACGAGAGGGCGCACTACGCGATCGACTGCTGGGACGCCGAGGTCCTCTCCGACCGCTTCGGCTGGGTCGAGACAGTCGGCATCGCCGACCGGACAGACTACGACCTGCGCGCTCATTCAAAGGAGAGCGGCGACTCCATGACCGTCTTCGTCCCCTTCGCCGAGGCACGGAAGGAGAAGAGGCTGCGGATCGTCGCGGACATGGGCACTCTCGGCCCGAAGTACCGCGGCAAGGCAAAGAAGATCGCCGACGCCCTTGCCGAGGCTGCGCCCGGCCCTGACGGCGCCGACGTCGTCGTCGACGGCGAGACCTACCACATCCCCGGCGACCTCTACACTGTCAGCGAGGAGGAGGTCGAGGTCCGCGGCGTCGAGGTGCGGCCCCATGTCATCGAGCCCTCGTACGGCATCGACAGGATGATCTACGGTGTCCTCGAACACGCCTACGACGAGGAGATGGTCGAGGGTGAGGAGAGGCGCGTGATGCACTTCGCCCCCTGCGTCGCCCCGGTCCAGGTCGCCGTCTTCCCGCTCGTGAACAAGGACGGCCTCGACAGCGTGGCACGGGAGATCGCCATCGACCTCCAGGACGGCGGCATCCTTGCCGACTACGATGACAACGGTGCCATTGGTAGGCGGTACCGCCGCCAGGATGAGATCGGGACTCCCTTTGCCGTCACCATCGACTACGAGACGAAGGAGAAGGGCACGGTCACCCTGCGCGACCGCGACTCCATGGAGCAGGTGCGCCTCCCGATCGCCGACGTTCATGCAACGCTCATGTCGCTCGTCTCCGGCCGCACGCGGTTTGCAGACCTGAAACAGGCATGA